One region of Caldimonas thermodepolymerans genomic DNA includes:
- a CDS encoding Ku protein has translation MPRVVWKGAITFGLVHIPVTLRAAQRRNDLDFDWLDRRDMAPVGYRRINKRTGKPIDSEHIVKGYQYKKGEYVLMSDEDFRRANPEATQTVDILGFVDAGEISPAYFETPYYLEAGKRGEKGYALLREVLRRSGRAGIAKVVIHGKQHLAALLVDGNVLMLDIMRFADEVLEPTDIYVPDEDLKAVGVGARELEMAERLVDEMSQPWEPAQYRDTYREDLLTQIEARIDAGETHTLTPAGDEPAPSGQGAQVIDLMAALRQSVQRAEGGQKKSAGGRGGKVKPMHGSGDKPDAPPPAPAKRGAKNAGATAQRTSRSSGTARKAVAKTSTRRGTAGKTAARKRA, from the coding sequence ATGCCACGCGTCGTCTGGAAAGGCGCCATCACCTTCGGGCTGGTGCACATCCCAGTCACGCTGCGCGCCGCGCAGCGCAGGAACGATCTCGACTTCGACTGGCTGGACCGGCGCGACATGGCCCCGGTCGGCTACCGGCGCATCAACAAGCGCACCGGCAAGCCCATCGACAGCGAACACATCGTCAAGGGCTACCAGTACAAGAAGGGCGAATACGTGCTGATGTCCGACGAGGACTTCCGCCGCGCCAATCCCGAGGCGACCCAGACCGTGGACATCCTCGGCTTCGTCGACGCGGGGGAGATCTCGCCGGCCTACTTCGAGACGCCCTACTACCTCGAAGCCGGCAAGCGCGGCGAGAAAGGCTATGCCCTGCTGCGCGAGGTGCTGCGCCGCAGCGGCCGCGCCGGCATCGCCAAGGTGGTGATCCACGGCAAGCAGCACCTGGCCGCGCTGCTGGTGGACGGCAACGTGCTGATGCTCGACATCATGCGGTTTGCCGACGAAGTGCTGGAGCCGACCGACATCTACGTTCCCGACGAGGACCTGAAGGCGGTCGGCGTCGGCGCGCGCGAGCTGGAGATGGCCGAGCGACTGGTCGACGAGATGTCCCAGCCGTGGGAGCCGGCGCAGTACCGCGACACCTACCGCGAGGACCTGCTCACCCAGATCGAGGCCCGCATCGACGCGGGCGAAACCCACACCCTGACTCCGGCCGGCGACGAGCCCGCGCCTTCCGGCCAGGGCGCCCAGGTGATCGACCTGATGGCCGCCCTGCGCCAGAGCGTGCAACGCGCCGAAGGGGGGCAGAAAAAGTCTGCGGGCGGTCGCGGTGGCAAGGTCAAGCCGATGCATGGGAGTGGCGACAAGCCGGACGCCCCGCCGCCCGCACCCGCCAAGCGGGGTGCCAAGAATGCCGGTGCGACGGCCCAGCGCACGTCCCGCAGCAGCGGCACGGCGCGCAAGGCGGTGGCGAAGACGTCCACCCGACGCGGCACGGCCGGCAAGACGGCGGCGCGCAAGCGTGCCTGA
- a CDS encoding acyl-CoA dehydrogenase, which yields MDFDYSPRTKALQERLQAFMDEHIYPNEARYHAELEENTRAGRRWTPLKLIEELKPKARAAGLWNLFLPDSEYGAGLSNQEYAPLAEIMGRVPWSSEVFNCSAPDTGNMEVLVRYGTPEQKKQWLEPLLEGRIRSAFAMTEPDVASSDATNISARIERQGDEYVINGRKWWTSGAGDPRCKIMIFMGKSNPDAPRHQQQSMILVPTDTPGVKIVRPLQVFGYDDAPHGHMEVLFENVRVPASNLLLGEGRGFEIAQGRLGPGRIHHCMRLIGLAERALELMCKRASSRIAFGKPVAAQTVTQERIAEARCMIEQARLLTLKAAWMMDVAGNKAAKSEIAMIKVVAPNMACQVIDWAMQVHGGGGVSEDFPLASFYAHARTLRFADGPDEVHRNAIAKMELGRHAG from the coding sequence ATGGACTTCGATTACTCCCCCCGCACCAAGGCCCTGCAGGAACGCCTGCAGGCCTTCATGGACGAGCACATCTACCCGAACGAGGCGCGCTACCACGCCGAACTGGAGGAAAACACCCGCGCCGGACGCCGCTGGACGCCGCTGAAGCTGATCGAGGAACTCAAGCCCAAGGCGCGCGCCGCCGGCCTGTGGAACCTGTTCCTGCCCGACAGCGAGTACGGCGCAGGACTGTCCAACCAGGAATACGCGCCGCTGGCCGAGATCATGGGGCGCGTGCCCTGGTCCAGCGAGGTGTTCAACTGCTCGGCGCCCGACACCGGCAACATGGAGGTGCTGGTGCGCTACGGCACGCCGGAGCAGAAGAAGCAGTGGCTCGAGCCGCTGCTCGAGGGCCGCATCCGCAGCGCCTTCGCGATGACCGAGCCCGACGTGGCTTCGTCGGATGCCACCAACATCAGCGCGCGCATCGAGCGCCAGGGCGACGAGTACGTGATCAACGGCCGCAAGTGGTGGACCTCCGGTGCCGGCGACCCGCGCTGCAAGATCATGATCTTCATGGGCAAGAGCAACCCCGACGCGCCGCGCCACCAGCAGCAGTCGATGATCCTCGTGCCCACCGACACCCCGGGGGTGAAGATCGTGCGCCCGCTGCAGGTGTTCGGCTACGACGACGCCCCGCACGGGCACATGGAAGTGCTGTTCGAGAACGTGCGCGTGCCGGCGTCCAACCTGCTGCTGGGCGAAGGCCGCGGCTTCGAGATCGCGCAGGGTCGCCTCGGCCCGGGCCGCATCCACCACTGCATGCGCCTGATCGGGCTGGCCGAGCGCGCGCTGGAGCTGATGTGCAAGCGCGCCAGCTCCCGCATCGCCTTCGGCAAGCCGGTGGCGGCGCAGACCGTCACGCAGGAGCGCATCGCCGAGGCGCGCTGCATGATCGAGCAGGCGCGCCTGCTGACGCTCAAGGCCGCCTGGATGATGGACGTGGCCGGCAACAAGGCCGCCAAGTCCGAGATCGCGATGATCAAGGTGGTGGCACCCAACATGGCCTGCCAGGTGATCGACTGGGCCATGCAGGTGCACGGCGGCGGCGGGGTCAGCGAGGACTTCCCGCTCGCGAGCTTCTACGCCCACGCGCGCACGCTGCGCTTTGCCGACGGGCCCGACGAGGTGCACCGCAACGCGATCGCCAAGATGGAACTGGGCCGGCACGCCGGCTGA
- a CDS encoding glutathione S-transferase C-terminal domain-containing protein, with amino-acid sequence MIEVYSWPTPNGHKVHIMLEECGLPYTVHAIDIGAGDQFKPEFLAISPNNKIPAIVDPVGPDGKPFSMFESGAILVYLASKTGKFLPKGDREKFEVLQWLMFQMGGVGPMLGQAHHFRVYAPEKIDYAINRYTNEAKRLYAVMDKRLAHSRYIGGNEYSIADIAIFPWLRSWKNQGIDWDDYPHLKGWFDEIAARPAVKRGVEVLADRRKPLNNDKAREILFGSEQYKRH; translated from the coding sequence ATGATCGAAGTGTATTCCTGGCCCACGCCGAACGGCCACAAGGTCCACATCATGCTGGAAGAATGTGGACTGCCCTACACGGTGCATGCGATCGACATCGGCGCCGGCGACCAGTTCAAGCCCGAGTTCCTCGCGATCAGCCCGAACAACAAGATCCCGGCCATCGTCGATCCGGTCGGCCCCGACGGCAAGCCGTTCTCGATGTTCGAATCCGGCGCCATCCTGGTCTACCTCGCCTCCAAGACCGGCAAGTTCCTGCCCAAGGGCGACCGGGAGAAGTTCGAGGTGCTGCAGTGGCTGATGTTCCAGATGGGCGGGGTCGGCCCGATGCTGGGCCAGGCGCACCACTTCCGCGTCTACGCGCCGGAGAAGATCGACTACGCGATCAACCGCTACACCAACGAGGCCAAGCGTCTCTACGCCGTGATGGACAAGCGGCTCGCGCACAGCCGCTACATCGGCGGCAACGAGTACAGCATCGCCGACATCGCGATCTTCCCCTGGCTGCGCTCGTGGAAGAACCAGGGCATCGACTGGGACGACTACCCGCACCTGAAGGGCTGGTTCGACGAGATCGCCGCCCGCCCGGCGGTCAAGCGCGGCGTGGAGGTGCTGGCCGACCGGCGCAAGCCGCTCAACAACGACAAGGCGCGCGAGATCCTGTTCGGCAGCGAGCAGTACAAGCGTCACTGA
- a CDS encoding SET domain-containing protein, which yields MATPSNPQKFAVEVKPSAIDGLGVFAAEPIPAYKKIGELRGEAVSVREARRRARQQQRIMIVEVSDRRAIDASHSQDPMRYTNHSCAPNTVLRIQRGRVEFYAMRAIAPGEELTANYGTTHHEGKLECRCGAPNCVGRI from the coding sequence ATGGCGACCCCTTCCAATCCCCAGAAATTCGCCGTCGAGGTGAAGCCCAGCGCGATCGACGGCCTGGGCGTGTTTGCGGCCGAACCGATCCCGGCCTACAAGAAGATCGGCGAGTTGCGCGGCGAGGCCGTCAGCGTGCGCGAGGCGCGCCGGCGCGCGCGGCAGCAGCAGCGCATCATGATCGTCGAGGTGTCCGACAGGCGTGCCATCGACGCCTCGCACTCGCAGGACCCGATGCGCTACACCAACCATTCCTGCGCGCCGAACACCGTGCTGCGCATCCAGCGCGGCCGGGTGGAGTTCTACGCGATGCGCGCCATCGCCCCGGGCGAGGAGCTGACCGCCAACTACGGCACCACCCACCACGAAGGCAAGCTCGAGTGCCGCTGCGGGGCACCCAACTGCGTCGGGCGGATCTGA
- the ybaL gene encoding YbaL family putative K(+) efflux transporter, which translates to MPHAESLITTVAAGLGLALILGSIASRLKLPALVGYLLAGIAIGPHTPGFVADTSIASQLAEIGVMLLMFGVGLHFSLKDLLAVRKIALPGAVAQIAAATVLALGVAMWWGWSLGGALVFGLCLSVASTVVLLKALENRGLLDTMNGRIAVGWLVVEDLAMVLVLVLLPPLGAWLGNAETAPTPGTSLWRTLLGTLAQVAAFIALMLIVGRRVFPWVLWQVARTGSRELFTLCVIAAAVSIAYVSSSLFGVSFALGAFFAGMVMRESEFSHRAAEESLPLRDAFAVLFFVSVGMLFDPRVLVEQPLQVLAVVGIIMVGKSLAAAALVLAFGYPLNTALTVSASLAQIGEFSFILAGLGAALGMLPVEGQSLILAGALISIALNPLVFAGIEPIQRWVLEHSELARKLHSRDDPLAELPMTTDRKYLSKQVVLVGYGRVGRRIASALDAHGIPYVVAEQNRELVEKLREAGIPAVSGNATDPAVLIQAHIADASLLVIATPETVEVRQMIETARTLNPGIETLVRSHNDEEAALLQKELVGRVFVGETELGDSMARHTLERLAARNRAP; encoded by the coding sequence TTGCCGCATGCGGAGTCCCTCATCACGACGGTGGCGGCCGGCCTGGGGCTGGCCCTGATCCTCGGGTCCATCGCCTCGCGCCTGAAGCTGCCTGCGCTGGTCGGCTACCTGCTGGCCGGCATCGCCATCGGCCCGCATACGCCCGGCTTCGTCGCCGACACCTCGATCGCCTCGCAGCTCGCCGAGATCGGCGTGATGCTGCTGATGTTCGGGGTCGGCCTGCATTTTTCGCTGAAGGACCTGCTTGCCGTGCGCAAGATCGCGCTGCCCGGTGCGGTCGCACAGATCGCCGCGGCCACCGTGCTGGCGCTGGGGGTCGCGATGTGGTGGGGCTGGAGCCTGGGCGGCGCGCTGGTGTTCGGCCTGTGCCTGTCGGTCGCCAGCACCGTGGTGCTGCTCAAGGCGCTGGAAAACCGCGGGCTGCTCGACACGATGAACGGCCGCATCGCGGTCGGCTGGCTGGTGGTCGAGGACCTGGCCATGGTGCTGGTGCTGGTGCTGCTGCCGCCGCTGGGCGCCTGGCTGGGCAACGCCGAGACGGCCCCGACTCCCGGCACCAGCCTGTGGCGCACGCTGCTGGGCACGCTGGCGCAGGTGGCCGCCTTCATCGCGCTGATGCTCATCGTCGGCCGGCGGGTGTTCCCCTGGGTGCTGTGGCAGGTGGCGCGCACCGGCTCGCGCGAGCTGTTCACCCTGTGCGTGATCGCCGCGGCGGTCAGCATCGCCTACGTCTCGTCGTCGCTGTTCGGCGTGTCCTTCGCGCTGGGCGCCTTCTTCGCCGGGATGGTGATGCGCGAGTCGGAGTTCAGCCACCGCGCGGCCGAGGAGTCGCTGCCGCTGCGCGACGCGTTCGCGGTGCTGTTCTTCGTCTCGGTGGGCATGCTGTTCGACCCCCGCGTGCTGGTCGAGCAGCCGCTGCAGGTGCTGGCGGTGGTCGGCATCATCATGGTCGGCAAGTCGCTTGCCGCCGCGGCACTGGTGCTGGCCTTCGGCTACCCGCTCAACACGGCGCTGACCGTGTCCGCGAGCCTGGCCCAGATCGGCGAGTTCTCGTTCATCCTGGCCGGGCTGGGGGCGGCGCTGGGCATGCTGCCGGTCGAAGGCCAGAGCCTGATCCTGGCCGGCGCGCTGATCTCGATCGCGCTGAACCCGCTGGTGTTCGCCGGCATCGAGCCGATCCAGCGCTGGGTGCTGGAGCACTCGGAGCTGGCGCGCAAGCTGCACAGCCGCGACGACCCGCTGGCCGAGCTGCCGATGACCACCGACCGCAAGTACCTGTCCAAGCAGGTCGTGCTGGTCGGCTACGGGCGCGTCGGGCGCCGCATCGCCTCGGCGCTGGACGCGCACGGCATCCCCTACGTGGTGGCCGAGCAGAACCGCGAGCTGGTCGAGAAGCTGCGCGAGGCCGGCATCCCGGCCGTCTCGGGCAACGCCACCGACCCGGCGGTGCTGATCCAGGCCCACATCGCCGACGCCAGCCTGCTGGTGATCGCCACGCCCGAGACCGTCGAGGTGCGCCAGATGATCGAGACCGCGCGCACCCTCAACCCGGGCATCGAGACGCTGGTGCGCAGCCACAACGACGAGGAAGCCGCCCTGCTGCAGAAGGAGCTGGTGGGCCGGGTGTTCGTCGGCGAGACCGAGCTGGGCGACTCGATGGCCCGCCACACGCTGGAGCGGCTGGCCGCGCGCAACCGCGCACCCTGA
- the ligD gene encoding DNA ligase D: MRRDDPLAPYHARRDFRHSPEPAGRTAGRRRPARTLQFVVQRHDARRLHYDFRLEWDGTLKSWAVPKGPSLDPQVQRLAVEVEDHPLDYARFEGTIPQGHYGAGDVAIWDRGTWVPEDEDVAAALQRGKLHFELHGERLHGSWVLFRTSGSQWMLRKRRDAHARPGDGDGVLRASAPTASARRPPRAGHGDPLPEWIAPQLATLVERPPQDARWVYEVKYDGYRMLARLDGREVRLYSRNGLDWTARLPRLAQRLSRLRLGPGWLDGEIVVMDTHGRTDFHALQAQLDGPATDVEYVVFDVPWWQGQDLRDAPLSRRLAVLDGIFDALPADAALGRSRPLDPHHVGQAVLDAACRMQLEGLIGKRLDAPYRSGRSPHWIKLKCRAEQEVVIGGYTEPRGSRGHLGALLVGVWGEDGQLDYAGRVGSGFDAATLAALHARLAPDERATCPFRHRPALPGASRVHWVQPHHVAQVRYATWSRDGLLRQASYAGLREDKPAREVVRERARPVQETATMPTAATPARSSHRPRAPRDDDTVMGVRVTHPGRVVYGTPRVTKLEVVRYHEAMAEYLMPHLRKRPLSLLRCPQGAGGECFFQKHIETRLPPGVVGVEVPASDGPDTQVMVSRPEGIVALAQYGTLELHTWGARTPRLEKADRLTMDLDPDPALPWSQVVEAARLTRVLLEELGLRPFLKTTGGKGLHVVVPLKATRGWDEVKAFARAVATRLASVAPQRFTAQLSKSRRRGRIFVDYLRNGRGATAIAAYSLRARDGAPVAMPLHWDALSPHEDLRGARFNLHNAAAHVADAEAAWADYDASRATLTVKMMKALGVTP, encoded by the coding sequence ATGCGACGCGACGACCCGCTCGCGCCCTACCATGCCCGGCGTGACTTCCGGCACTCGCCGGAACCCGCCGGCCGCACCGCAGGGCGCCGGCGCCCGGCCCGGACGCTGCAGTTCGTGGTCCAGCGCCACGACGCGCGCCGGCTGCACTACGACTTTCGCCTCGAATGGGACGGCACGCTCAAGAGCTGGGCCGTGCCCAAGGGGCCCAGCCTGGACCCGCAGGTGCAGCGCCTGGCCGTGGAGGTCGAGGACCATCCGCTCGACTACGCCCGCTTCGAAGGCACCATCCCGCAGGGGCACTACGGCGCCGGCGACGTCGCGATCTGGGACCGCGGCACCTGGGTGCCGGAAGACGAGGACGTGGCAGCCGCCCTGCAACGCGGCAAGCTGCATTTCGAGCTGCACGGCGAGCGCCTGCACGGCAGCTGGGTGCTGTTTCGCACCAGCGGCTCGCAGTGGATGCTCAGGAAGCGGCGCGACGCGCACGCACGTCCCGGCGACGGCGACGGGGTGCTGCGCGCCTCGGCCCCGACCGCCTCCGCGCGCCGCCCCCCTCGGGCCGGCCACGGCGACCCGCTGCCCGAGTGGATCGCCCCCCAGCTCGCCACGTTGGTCGAACGCCCGCCGCAGGACGCGCGCTGGGTCTACGAGGTCAAGTACGACGGCTACCGCATGCTGGCGCGCCTGGACGGCCGCGAGGTGCGCCTGTACAGCCGCAACGGGCTGGACTGGACCGCGCGGCTGCCGCGGCTGGCGCAGCGGCTGTCGCGGCTGCGGCTGGGCCCGGGTTGGCTGGACGGCGAGATCGTCGTGATGGACACCCACGGCCGCACCGACTTCCACGCCCTGCAGGCGCAGCTCGACGGTCCGGCGACCGACGTCGAGTACGTCGTCTTCGACGTGCCCTGGTGGCAGGGGCAGGACCTGCGCGATGCGCCGCTGTCGCGACGCCTGGCCGTGCTGGACGGGATCTTTGACGCCCTGCCCGCCGACGCCGCATTGGGCCGCAGCAGGCCGCTCGACCCGCACCACGTCGGCCAGGCCGTCCTCGATGCGGCCTGCCGGATGCAGCTGGAGGGCCTGATCGGCAAGCGGCTCGACGCCCCCTACCGCAGCGGCCGCTCGCCGCACTGGATCAAGCTCAAGTGCCGTGCCGAGCAGGAAGTGGTGATCGGCGGCTACACCGAGCCGCGAGGCAGCCGCGGCCACCTGGGCGCGCTGCTGGTCGGCGTGTGGGGCGAGGACGGCCAGCTGGACTACGCCGGGCGGGTCGGCAGCGGCTTCGATGCCGCGACGCTGGCCGCATTGCATGCCCGCCTCGCACCGGACGAGCGCGCCACCTGCCCGTTCCGCCACCGCCCGGCCCTGCCCGGCGCCTCGCGGGTGCACTGGGTGCAGCCGCACCACGTCGCGCAGGTGCGCTATGCCACCTGGAGCCGCGACGGGCTGCTGCGCCAGGCCTCGTACGCCGGCCTGCGCGAGGACAAGCCGGCGCGCGAAGTGGTGCGCGAGCGCGCCCGTCCCGTCCAGGAGACCGCCACCATGCCGACCGCTGCCACCCCTGCGAGGTCCAGCCACCGCCCACGGGCCCCGCGCGACGACGACACGGTGATGGGGGTGCGGGTCACCCACCCCGGGCGGGTCGTCTACGGGACCCCGCGCGTGACCAAGCTCGAGGTGGTGCGCTACCACGAGGCGATGGCCGAGTACCTGATGCCGCACCTGCGCAAGCGTCCCCTGAGCCTGCTGCGCTGCCCGCAGGGCGCCGGCGGCGAGTGCTTCTTCCAGAAGCACATCGAGACGCGCCTGCCGCCCGGTGTGGTCGGCGTCGAGGTGCCGGCCAGCGACGGCCCCGACACCCAGGTGATGGTCTCCCGGCCGGAAGGCATCGTCGCGCTGGCCCAGTATGGCACGCTCGAGCTGCACACCTGGGGCGCCCGCACGCCGCGGCTGGAAAAGGCCGACCGCCTCACGATGGACCTGGACCCGGACCCGGCGCTGCCCTGGTCCCAGGTGGTCGAAGCGGCCCGGCTGACCCGGGTGCTGCTCGAGGAACTGGGGCTGCGCCCCTTCCTCAAGACCACCGGCGGCAAGGGACTGCACGTGGTGGTCCCGCTCAAGGCCACGCGCGGCTGGGACGAGGTCAAGGCCTTCGCGCGGGCGGTCGCGACCCGGCTCGCCTCGGTCGCCCCGCAGCGCTTCACCGCGCAGCTGTCCAAGTCGCGCCGCCGCGGGCGCATCTTCGTCGACTACCTGCGCAACGGCCGCGGCGCCACCGCGATCGCTGCCTACTCCCTGCGCGCCCGCGACGGCGCACCGGTCGCGATGCCGCTGCACTGGGACGCCCTGTCGCCGCACGAGGACCTGCGTGGCGCCCGCTTCAACCTGCACAACGCCGCCGCGCACGTGGCGGATGCCGAAGCCGCCTGGGCCGACTACGACGCCAGCCGCGCGACGCTGACCGTGAAGATGATGAAGGCGCTGGGCGTGACGCCGTGA
- a CDS encoding AsmA family protein, protein MTAPVPPPSPTARSRRRAGWTAAGMLAALVAGLAACEVLGWPFLRPPLERQLAQRLQREVAIGSDFRLRLLGRLRVHTDQLRIGSPAWAAEAGQAPDFVQAQGVHLALSYAALLSAWRQHGDEAPPLRIQALEVDTIKATLWRLADGRANWQLGPPPPANRPSTRPQVPAFGRLVVGQGRLRYDDAMQRIQLRAEARTDEGRQAGGQAHGLLVTGEGRWRDARVEFRLAASGALPLVAPDHGARPVPVTLRASAGRATYTFEGHTVDVLRLQGFDGAFTARGDSLAAAGAPWGITLPSTPPFQLHGRLAKDGAVWQATVRQATVGRSRLAGRFTFDRRPEVPLLSGTLNGDRLVLADLGPAFGAGGGTDRRTARASVLPRREFNLPALRAMDADVRVDLRELDLGTAYLRDLRPVGAHVRLQDGVLRVEDLSATTSGGTLQAGLVLDSRPDVPRWDVNLALSGVRLEQWLQARNPRAEQARSGQPAPPYVTGVLGARAAFQGQGRSTAAMLGSLQGTASLWVREGQLSHLVVEASGIDLAETLGLMLSGDRQLPMQCAVMRFVAREGLLRSELGLVDTPDTTVLINGNVSLAQEQLDLQVMAHPKDFSPLSLRSPIRLHGSFSQPQVQLDAGRIGLKVLAAAALAAITPLAAVIPLIDPGGATTQGCEQALQRLRSARTGQPAPAAPGKP, encoded by the coding sequence GTGACTGCCCCTGTCCCGCCGCCCTCACCCACAGCGCGCTCGCGCCGCCGTGCCGGCTGGACGGCGGCCGGGATGCTGGCCGCGCTCGTGGCGGGGCTGGCGGCCTGCGAGGTCCTCGGCTGGCCTTTCCTGCGCCCCCCGCTGGAGCGGCAGCTGGCCCAGCGCCTGCAGCGCGAAGTCGCCATCGGCAGCGACTTCCGGCTGCGCCTGCTGGGGCGCCTGCGCGTGCACACCGACCAGTTGCGCATCGGCAGCCCGGCCTGGGCGGCCGAGGCCGGGCAGGCGCCGGATTTCGTGCAGGCGCAAGGCGTGCACCTGGCGCTGTCCTATGCCGCGCTGCTGTCGGCGTGGCGGCAGCACGGCGACGAGGCGCCGCCGTTGCGCATCCAGGCGCTGGAAGTCGACACGATCAAGGCCACCCTGTGGCGGCTCGCTGACGGCCGGGCGAACTGGCAGCTCGGCCCGCCGCCCCCCGCGAACCGGCCGTCGACCCGCCCGCAGGTGCCCGCCTTCGGGCGGCTGGTGGTGGGCCAGGGCCGGCTGCGGTACGACGACGCGATGCAGAGGATCCAGCTGCGCGCCGAGGCGCGCACCGACGAGGGCCGCCAGGCCGGCGGCCAGGCGCATGGCCTGCTCGTGACCGGCGAGGGGCGCTGGCGCGATGCGCGGGTCGAGTTCCGCCTCGCGGCCTCCGGCGCCCTGCCGCTGGTCGCGCCGGACCACGGCGCCCGGCCCGTGCCCGTCACCCTGCGTGCCAGTGCCGGCCGCGCCACCTACACCTTCGAAGGGCACACCGTCGACGTGCTGCGCCTGCAGGGTTTCGACGGCGCGTTCACCGCCCGCGGCGATTCGCTGGCCGCGGCCGGGGCGCCGTGGGGCATCACGCTGCCGAGCACCCCGCCGTTCCAGCTGCACGGCCGGCTCGCCAAGGACGGCGCGGTCTGGCAGGCGACGGTGCGCCAGGCCACCGTGGGCCGCAGCCGGCTGGCCGGGCGCTTCACCTTCGACCGCCGCCCCGAGGTGCCCTTGCTGTCGGGCACGCTGAACGGCGACCGCCTGGTGCTCGCCGACCTGGGCCCGGCGTTCGGGGCCGGCGGGGGCACCGACCGCCGGACGGCCCGCGCATCGGTGCTGCCGCGGCGCGAATTCAATCTGCCCGCGCTGCGCGCGATGGACGCCGACGTGCGCGTGGACCTGCGCGAGCTCGACCTGGGCACCGCCTACCTGCGCGACCTGCGCCCGGTCGGCGCGCACGTGCGCCTGCAGGACGGCGTGCTGCGCGTCGAGGACCTCAGCGCCACCACCTCCGGCGGGACGCTGCAAGCCGGGCTCGTGCTGGACAGCCGCCCGGACGTGCCGCGTTGGGACGTGAACCTGGCCCTGTCCGGCGTGCGCCTGGAGCAGTGGCTGCAGGCCCGCAACCCGCGCGCCGAGCAGGCCCGCTCCGGCCAGCCGGCCCCGCCCTACGTGACCGGGGTGCTGGGTGCGCGCGCCGCGTTCCAGGGCCAGGGACGCTCGACCGCGGCGATGCTCGGCTCGCTGCAGGGCACCGCCTCGCTGTGGGTGCGCGAGGGCCAGCTCTCGCACCTGGTCGTGGAGGCCTCGGGCATCGACCTCGCCGAGACCCTGGGCCTGATGCTGAGCGGCGACCGCCAGCTGCCGATGCAGTGCGCGGTGATGCGCTTCGTCGCGCGCGAAGGACTGCTGCGCAGCGAGCTGGGGCTGGTCGACACCCCCGACACCACCGTGCTGATCAACGGCAACGTCTCGCTGGCGCAGGAGCAGCTGGACCTGCAGGTGATGGCGCATCCCAAGGACTTCTCGCCCCTGTCGCTGCGCTCGCCGATCCGCCTGCACGGCAGCTTCTCGCAACCGCAGGTGCAGCTCGATGCCGGCCGCATCGGCCTGAAGGTGCTGGCCGCCGCCGCGCTGGCAGCGATCACGCCGCTGGCCGCCGTGATCCCGCTGATCGACCCGGGCGGCGCGACGACCCAGGGTTGCGAACAGGCGCTGCAACGCCTGCGCAGCGCCCGCACCGGCCAGCCCGCACCGGCGGCCCCCGGCAAGCCTTGA
- a CDS encoding acyloxyacyl hydrolase has product MACAAVLATVARPGHAGDEASPGWHPQVGFVQAGWAKETRSFTLGLVWPWQRAWRMGDGQWSGYWELALGRWSTSGVDGRDRAWVTQAAVTPVFRYRPAGGRSPWFFEAGVGLAVLSPIYRSPSKRFSTAFNFGDHLALGRNFGARGQYELSLRYQHFSNGGVKHPNPGEDFVQLRLAWSWR; this is encoded by the coding sequence ATGGCGTGCGCCGCCGTGCTGGCAACGGTGGCGCGTCCCGGCCACGCCGGGGATGAGGCGTCGCCCGGCTGGCATCCGCAGGTCGGTTTCGTGCAGGCCGGGTGGGCCAAGGAGACCCGCTCGTTCACGCTGGGGCTGGTGTGGCCCTGGCAGCGCGCCTGGCGCATGGGCGACGGACAGTGGTCCGGCTACTGGGAGCTGGCGCTGGGGCGCTGGAGCACCTCGGGCGTCGACGGCCGCGACCGGGCCTGGGTGACCCAGGCCGCGGTGACGCCGGTGTTCCGCTACCGGCCCGCGGGCGGGCGCTCGCCGTGGTTCTTCGAGGCGGGCGTCGGACTGGCCGTCCTGTCGCCGATCTACCGCAGCCCGAGCAAGCGTTTCAGTACGGCTTTCAATTTCGGCGATCACCTCGCCCTCGGGCGCAACTTCGGCGCACGCGGGCAGTACGAGCTGTCACTGCGCTACCAGCACTTCTCGAACGGCGGGGTCAAGCATCCCAACCCGGGCGAGGACTTCGTGCAGCTGCGACTGGCGTGGTCGTGGCGCTGA